The following DNA comes from Pseudomonadota bacterium.
TCAGAAACTGGCGGCAGCCTGTGATTCAGTTTACCTGGTCAGTTGCGGCCTGCCTCTGAAACTTAAATAGCACCTGAATTGAGCGGTTAGCTTTTAGCCGTTAGCTGTTAGTTCAATGATTACAGCATGTTTACTATTACAAGCTGCCACCTATGAAGTTTATTGCTTGTGAACGTAATACCTTGATTTTTAAAGCTAAATGCTAACAGCTAATCGCTAATGGCTTAACTTAGGTAGCATTCAGTGAAGTATTAAAAAACAACTTCTTAAGCTGAGAACTAAAAATTGACAGCCAATTCGGAAACACCGGTTTCCGAATGGAAACAAATACGATGCTGACATCATTCCACTTTGCCCTTTCTTTTTTAACCACCCTTCCTTTCCCCTTTAAAAAATCGCTTTCAGCCAGGGAAATAGCCGCTTCGCTTTCCTGGTTTCCCCTGGTAGGCTTCTTGCTGGGATTGATTATTTCCCTGGTTTTTTACTTGTTTACCCCCCTGCTACCCCGCCAGATAAACAGCGTGATTATACTCATCATCCTGGTTTTGCTTACCGGTGGTTTTCACCTGGACGGATTGGCAGACACTGCCGATGGTTTTCTCAGTGCCCGCAGCCAGCCGGAGGATATTCTCAAGATTATGAAAGACAGTTCCATCGGCACCATGGGCGCCCTGGGTCTGATACTCGTTTTACTGCTAAAATATACTACAATTACTCAGCTTCCCGACCAGATGGTAATTCCCTGCCTGATTCTTCTGCCTGTCTACGGCCGCTTTAGCATCGTAATCCTGGCCTACCTGTCATCCTACGCCCGCAAGGAAGGCGGACTGGGGGGGGCTATTACCCAGGAGGTTTCCGCAATTGAAATCGTCTACGCCTCGGCATTTACCATCATGGTGACCTTAATTTTAACTGGGCTCAGGGGCTTTCTGGTTCTGATAGTTCTCACCTTTTACACCTGGGGGATAAAAATTTATGCCACCCGGCGGATTGGCGGCATCACCGGTGACCTGCTTGGATTTTGCTGTGAAAGCAGTGAAGCCATGGCCCTGGTC
Coding sequences within:
- the cobS gene encoding adenosylcobinamide-GDP ribazoletransferase; its protein translation is MLTSFHFALSFLTTLPFPFKKSLSAREIAASLSWFPLVGFLLGLIISLVFYLFTPLLPRQINSVIILIILVLLTGGFHLDGLADTADGFLSARSQPEDILKIMKDSSIGTMGALGLILVLLLKYTTITQLPDQMVIPCLILLPVYGRFSIVILAYLSSYARKEGGLGGAITQEVSAIEIVYASAFTIMVTLILTGLRGFLVLIVLTFYTWGIKIYATRRIGGITGDLLGFCCESSEAMALVCWVALFN